A genomic stretch from Pirellulales bacterium includes:
- the ispD gene encoding 2-C-methyl-D-erythritol 4-phosphate cytidylyltransferase, translating to MAKFAVIMPAAGASSRFNDKNYKKPFAPLADRAVWLHSAEKFLHRQDVVQLILVISPEDREYFNFKFSANVAILGIDVVDGGKERSDSVENALAKLKPEVEYVAIHDAARPCLADDWITKVFEAAERSGAAILAVPVASTLKRVAEGTKIVETVSRDGLWEAQTPQAFRRAILLEAYGRRAGFQATDDAQMVERLGKPVTVVRCSPVNMKISTKEDMRLAEQALRALPKPKLQGPAHPFAGDDMWR from the coding sequence GTGGCAAAATTTGCCGTGATCATGCCAGCTGCCGGGGCAAGCAGCCGGTTTAACGACAAGAACTACAAAAAGCCCTTCGCCCCGTTGGCCGATCGGGCCGTATGGCTGCATTCGGCGGAGAAATTCTTGCACCGCCAGGATGTCGTGCAGTTGATCCTGGTGATCTCGCCCGAGGACCGCGAATACTTCAATTTCAAATTCTCAGCCAATGTGGCGATTTTGGGAATCGATGTTGTCGATGGCGGAAAAGAACGGTCGGATTCGGTGGAAAACGCGCTGGCCAAACTCAAGCCCGAGGTGGAATACGTCGCCATCCATGACGCGGCCCGTCCCTGCCTGGCCGACGATTGGATCACGAAGGTATTTGAAGCGGCCGAGCGGAGCGGAGCGGCGATCCTGGCTGTGCCGGTTGCCTCGACGCTGAAACGCGTCGCCGAGGGCACGAAGATCGTCGAAACCGTGTCGCGCGACGGCTTATGGGAGGCGCAAACGCCGCAAGCTTTTCGCCGAGCCATCCTGCTCGAGGCTTACGGACGCCGGGCCGGCTTTCAAGCCACCGACGATGCGCAAATGGTAGAACGACTAGGAAAGCCCGTTACGGTCGTGCGCTGCTCGCCGGTGAATATGAAAATCAGCACCAAGGAAGACATGCGGTTGGCCGAGCAAGCCTTGCGAGCGTTGCCCAAACCGAAGTTGCAAGGTCCGGCGCATCCTTTTGCCGGCGACGACATGTGGCGCTAG